Proteins from one Rosa chinensis cultivar Old Blush chromosome 7, RchiOBHm-V2, whole genome shotgun sequence genomic window:
- the LOC112180199 gene encoding DELLA protein RGL1: MANALFSFTPFDFEIQGGLSPPQLEDYDKEETVMFNVGKRDHLFGLEDQLGGMNTLSSEHGFYQDNDAKTGVVVCHLSKDQNQQSDLENQQQSKTEFLILDNFDFETVSSQHGFYHANKAGKDHQHHHYQQQSKSSFSILENFSNFDFYFPSGQVTEPVENDARFTHSQIRGSDIFEMNTQLLPPQSSLGTLELLNSYGSAFKKLKGERQSSSRAVKGNEIDQNSRYVVNGKQKLSTEEVMRVAGARYVQFSSQGYENLYMSMHPFGYALSGLCEEETKDVELVHLLLAAAEKVGYQQFERASRLLLQCEWIPSFKGTPVQKVVCYFAEALRERIEKETGQYTSKGHEELSQYAHGLGTNLAYIACHREVPFHPVLQFAAIQAMIENVANESRIHLIDLEIRSGVQWTGWMEAIAEREECPVKLLTITAVGVGGKQNIKETGERLASVAMSLNLPFKFKEVIVSDMQDINNQLFEDIEDDEAVVVYAPLILRTMIARPRCLENLMRVMRNINPSLMVVIEVEANHNSPSFVHRFIDTLFFYSAFFDCLETCMKQEKYRVIIEGLLREGIRNIVAAEGSERVVRSVKMDVWRAFFARFSMVEMSFSNSSFYQASLVAKKFCCTTLDRNGKCLTVGWKGTPIHSLSAWKFRLEKM; the protein is encoded by the coding sequence ATGGCAAATGCATTATTCTCGTTCACACCATTTGATTTCGAAATCCAAGGCGGTTTGAGTCCCCCCCAGCTTGAAGATTATGACAAAGAAGAAACAGTAATGTTCAATGTTGGCAAGCGAGACCATTTGTTTGGACTAGAAGATCAGTTGGGAGGAATGAATACTCTTTCTTCTGAACATGGTTTCTACCAAGACAACGATGCCAAGACAGGAGTAGTAGTATGCCATTTGtccaaagatcaaaaccaacaaAGTGATCTTGAAAACCAACAGCAATCCAAGACAGAATTTTTGATTCTGGATAACTTCGACTTCGAGACTGTTTCTTCTCAACATGGTTTTTATCATGCCAATAAGGCGGGGAAGGATCACCAACACCACCATTACCAACAACAGTCCAAGtcaagtttttcaattttggagAATTTCAGTAACTTTGATTTTTACTTCCCCTCCGGACAAGTTACAGAACCAGTTGAGAATGATGCTCGGTTTACACACAGCCAGATCAGAGGCTCAGACATTTTCGAAATGAACACGCAATTGCTGCCTCCTCAATCTTCTCTAGGAACACTGGAGCTCCTAAACAGTTATGGAAGCGCGTTCAAGAAGTTGAAGGGAGAAAGACAAAGCAGTAGCAGGGCAGTTAAGGGTaatgaaattgatcaaaacaGCAGGTACGTTGTTAATGGTAAACAGAAACTGTCCACCGAAGAGGTCATGAGGGTTGCTGGAGCAAGGTATGTGCAATTCTCTAGTCAGGGGTATGAAAATTTGTACATGTCTATGCACCCTTTTGGCTATGCGCTTTCAGGTCTCTgcgaagaagaaacaaaagatgTAGAACTTGTTCACTTACTGTTAGCTGCAGCAGAGAAAGTAGGGTACCAACAATTTGAAAGAGCAAGCAGATTGCTTCTGCAGTGTGAATGGATTCCATCCTTCAAAGGTACTCCTGTTCAGAAAGTTGTGTGCTACTTCGCAGAGGCACTCCGTGAGAGGATCGAAAAAGAAACAGGACAGTATACTTCTAAGGGACATGAAGAATTGTCTCAATATGCACATGGTTTGGGGACAAACCTTGCATACATCGCATGCCACCGAGAAGTCCCTTTCCATCCCGTACTGCAGTTCGCGGCAATCCAAGCCATGATAGAAAATGTTGCAAATGAGAGTAGGATCCATTTGATTGATCTGGAAATCAGGAGTGGTGTGCAATGGACAGGGTGGATGGAAGCAATTGCAGAACGAGAGGAATGCCCGGTTAAGCTTCTTACTATTACTGCTGTGGGAGTTGGAGGCAAACAGAATATAAAGGAGACAGGGGAGAGGTTGGCAAGTGTTGCAATGTCCTTGAACCTACCCTTTAAATTTAAGGAAGTTATTGTATCAGACATGCAAGACATTAATAACCAGTTATTCGAAGacattgaagatgatgaagctGTGGTTGTGTACGCACCATTAATACTGAGGACAATGATAGCAAGGCCTAGGTGCTTGGAGAACTTGATGAGGGTGATGAGAAATATCAACCCTTCTTTGATGGTGGTCATTGAAGTGGAAGCTAACCATAACTCCCCATCATTTGTGCACCGTTTCATTGATACATTGTTTTTTTATAGTGCATTTTTCGACTGCCTTGAAACCTGTATGAAACAGGAGAAGTACAGGGTGATCATAGAAGGCTTGTTGCGTGAGGGAATCCGGAACATAGTGGCGGCGGAAGGGAGTGAAAGGGTTGTTCGAAGTGTGAAGATGGATGTGTGGAGGGCCTTCTTTGCAAGGTTTAGCATGGTGGAAATGAGCTTTAGTAACTCATCATTTTATCAAGCTAGTCTAGTGGCTAAAAAGTTCTGTTGCACCACACTAGATAGGAATGGAAAATGTCTCACTGTTGGGTGGAAGGGAACCCCAATTCATTCTCTTTCCGCTTGGAAGTTCCGTCTTGAAAAAATGTAG